One Planctomycetaceae bacterium genomic window, CCGTTACAGATTTTCGCCAGCGGCTCGCCGAGCTGAGGTCTGGCCAACCCATCAACATCACCGTCAGCCGAAATCAGCAGCTGCACACCATCGAATTTCGCAACCCGTAGGTTCTGCAGGTCCCTTCGGCAAGATCGGGATAAGTGCTCCTGGCACGCTGGCATCGTCCTTATCTGGCCCAACCGTTCCGGTGTAACCAGTCGGCGCATCGAAGGTTCCAGCTTGTAACCGGTTTTCCATCAACGGCCCGCAGTCCATAACCGTGCCCACCCGCGTCGTATAAGTGCAGCTCTGCAGCAACGTCATGCTTCCTGAGCGCCAGGGCCAACAGCAGACTGCTTGCCGGTGTTACAGGATCGTCCCATGCATGAGCCAGAAACATGCGCGGCGATTCTTTCGAAACCTTCAGGTCATCCTTCAAAGCCGTTCTTTCATCATTCGTCAGATACGCTGGATAAATGAGAATGCCGGCATTTGCCACACAAAGCTGGTCGTCAATCTGATCAACGGGTTCGTAGTGTCTTTCCGTCGCAAGGGCCGTTCGAGCTGCCGTGTCACCTCCAGCCGAAAAACCCAGTACGCCAACCTTTGCGGTATCAACTCCCCAATCCTGAGCATTGGCTCGGATCAGACTGATGGACCGCTGCGTATCCTGTACCGGCCCGAGCCATTTGGGATCCAGCTTTCCTGTGGGAACGCGGTACTTGACGACCACCGCAGTGATGCCAACGGAATTCAGCCATTCGGCGACTTCGGTTCCTTCCAGATCCCACGCCAGAATGTTGTATCCGCCCCCCGGACAGATCGCGACTGCAGCTCCGGAACGCTGACCTTCCGGTGCAAGAAAGACATGGGCCTGGGGAACGCTCACATTTCCAAGCTTGATGATGCGTCGCCCTGCGATCAGCCGGTCTGTGTCTTTCGTGAAGTCCTGTTCTTCACCAGCATCAATGGCCGGACCAGGCTGCGAACCATTCCACAGGTTGATCACGTAATCTGGCTCCCTTGCGACAACACTCGAAACAGTCATGGCGAGCACAGTAACTATTGCAGAAATACGCAGAGGCTTCATTTGCAGAACTTTCCGTCATGAAATTCAGGGATGTCGAACACTTCGAGTGTAGATTCAACACACCATCGCGTGAACTGTTGATACAAAACGACTTCCGCAAGTGTACTCGGTTTAACGGACAGCCTCGATCTGGCTGGCTCGCCATTCGGTCATGTAGGTGGCGTAAGCATCCCGGACATGGGGCTCACTTCTGCGTAATCGCAACTGCTGTTCATCAGTCAGATCCGGTTGTCCATAGTTCATCCAGTGGGCCCAGGTGTGCAAAGATGTGGCCTGATCCAACCTGGACAGCTCGGCAAGAGTGCTGTCAAAGTCACCACCGCATTGTTGCCGAACCTGCATTGCGACCTGCTTTGCCGCGTCAAAAAGCCCATTCCCGTTGATGTCAATCCAAACGGCACCCGTCACACTCATGCATAACGGCGACCAATGTGGAGAAGTCGGTTGGTATGGTCGAGCGACTGGCCAATGCAGCCGCCTGACGCCCGGGCCCCTCGCGACAGCCACCAGAAAACAGTCATTTGTAAACGGCCAGTTCAGGGGAACGGTCACTCGACATTTCAATCCGGCATACGATCGCTGTTCAGGTGACAGAATTTTCGTGTAGACACTCTTACCGTTCGCAAACAACTCAATTTCGTCTGCTTCGACCCACGAAGGTCCGTGCAGATCAATTTCGACTTCGTACTCCCCGGATGAAGGAACCATATCGCCGGAAGTAAACTCGCCATTTACTTTGATCGTGCAGAACAGACCACAACTGACCACAACGCGGCCATTCACGAAGTTCTCAATGGCCTGTGCTGTATCCAGAGCCCCAACGTTTTCGTCATTCGCCCGAATGTAGGTGCGGGCCTGACCAACAAAGTGCCGGGCAACGTCATGCGAATCGCTGCAGCCAACCGGAGTCAGCCGATGCCCGGCGTTCAGCATTCCCATCCAGTCGTCAACCAAACGCATCATATCTGTCTGCTGAGCGCCGGAATTGATGATCTCCATCGCGTTGACCTGCAATTGCCATCC contains:
- a CDS encoding alpha/beta hydrolase; its protein translation is MKPLRISAIVTVLAMTVSSVVAREPDYVINLWNGSQPGPAIDAGEEQDFTKDTDRLIAGRRIIKLGNVSVPQAHVFLAPEGQRSGAAVAICPGGGYNILAWDLEGTEVAEWLNSVGITAVVVKYRVPTGKLDPKWLGPVQDTQRSISLIRANAQDWGVDTAKVGVLGFSAGGDTAARTALATERHYEPVDQIDDQLCVANAGILIYPAYLTNDERTALKDDLKVSKESPRMFLAHAWDDPVTPASSLLLALALRKHDVAAELHLYDAGGHGYGLRAVDGKPVTSWNLRCADWLHRNGWAR